CTATTGAAATGAAAAGCAAAACATGCAGCATATTGACTGTATCAAACCTTGAATAGTTCTGAGCTAGTGTGTGCATCAACAGCACTGAAGGGGTCATCAAGTAAATAAATATCAGCATCTTGATAAAGAGCCCTTGCAAGCTGCACGCGTTGTTTCTGTCCACCACTCAGATTTATGCCCCTGTCTCCAATTATGGTTTGATCTCCATGTGAAAAGAGTTCAAAATCCTTCTTCAGGGAACAAGCATTGATAACATTCTTGTATTTTGCTTTATCCATTGGACTACCAAAAAGAACGTTCTCTTCAATATTTCCAGACTGTATCCAAGCCGACTGAGAGACATAGGCAGCAGTACCGCACACCCGAACCTGTTTAAACATCAAAGTACAAGAATAACAATTCAAAAAGCCTTTCCATTAATGGGGAaaaaactaataaaactaacaaagAAAAGAACTTGAGGTGGAAAATAGTTTAAAAGTTCAATGATCTAGACTTACTTCACCAGAGATCTTAGGAATCTCCCCAAGGATGCAAGAGAGAAAGCTTGATTTCCCGGAGCCGACCATGCCACAAACTGCCACGCGCATCCCCCTTTCTACTTTCATTTGTATTCCAGATAAGGTAGGCCTTGAAGAAGAGGGATCCCAGCAAAACTCCCCATCCTTAATCTCTATAGCCACTTTTGACATTCCTCGGGGCAGAACAATGGTGGCATCTTCCTGCAGTTCTTCCTCCCGCAGGAATCCGGAAATTCGATCAAGAGAAACCTTTGTCTGCGCCATCATAGACACCAGGTCTGGGAAATTCCTAAGTGGTTCTTGAAGGATTCTGAAAGTGGCCAGTGCAGAAAGAACACTGCCAGCGGTGAGTTGACCTCCCAACAATATTGATGTTGCAAATGTCACAGCTGCAACAAATATGGGGGAGCTCCAAAAAATGAATGTAACAAAGGCCTGAGAATAGAGTGCTTTCCGTAACCACTTGAATTCTACTCCCCGCATCTCCTCCAATCTCACTCGGTACTTATCCTCCCAAGCTTGTAACTTCAGAATCCTCATGTTCCTTAGACACTCCGAAGTCTTCCTCATTCTTTCATCCTTGGCAGACATTAACTTGTCTTGATAATCTTCTTGGACTTTTGCCAAAGGAACAGTTACAACGATAGATATGATGGTTGCAATCAATGTGGCAACGGAAGCAATTCCAACATTTTTATATAAGATTGCAAGAGCAAGAATTATTTGCAGCGGAAGCATCCAAATGTCATGGAGATACCAAGAATAGTCTCCCACTCTTTGAACATCAACCGCCATATAATTAACAATTTCACCACTGGTATGGCTTTGTTTAGCTAAGCTTGAAAGTTTCAGCCCCTTGCGATACACCATTGCTGTTAGAGCTGATCTGACATGCATACCCAAAATGTCCACCCCGAGATACCACTGTCTGGTTGTCAATGTCTCCACAAGCTTGGATACAAAAAAGATTCCAGCAAGCACATAACCTTCGTGAGGGAAAGACTCCCGCCCTCCCAAATAATCAACAAAGTAAGTGATCATGTATGGACCAACATAGGAAACAAGAGTGTTCAAGAGAGCAAATACAGCATTACAAGCTGCTTCCTTCCAGAATGATTTCAAAATCGCCCAAGCCAAAGACGGTTGCTTTGATTGGTTTTCAGCCTTCAATTTTTCCCAATTAGAATTCAAAACCTTATAATTACTCTTGGCTCGATCTTTCGGTGCAAGAAGAGGAATGTCCTTAAGTTCAAGCGGTCTTTTTGCACCGAGTGAAAGAAGTGCATTTAGCCAAGAAAGCGTGGCCAAGCTAAAGAGTCCGGCATCACTATAAGGAGTAACTTTAAGACACCCTGCCTCTTCTTCTTCAAGAAGCAATGGCTCCTGAAGGTCAGAGTTTCTACAAACTTGTATACCGGTCACGCCTCTAATCGCAACAAAGCAAAGAAATGCAAGAGCTGGAGTTACAGCAAAATTGGCCGCTACATGAGAAGAAAAGTATTTTGAATCATCTGCTAAGAAAGATTTGCCATCAACATACAAGGTACACAAGCAAATCACAAAAGAAATAGACCACCATACCCTCAGCAACAACGGGAATCTCTCAGACACCTTAAACTTACAATGCAGAGCTGAAAAACTCAATACAAACCAGGCTAAAACTTGAGTAGCAGGCAAGGCAACAGCAGACCAATCCAAAACTTTCCCATCAACAGCCTCtcttatcaaaccaaaaccatcAAATCCTAGCACCACAACTTGCACAAGAAGCACATAGAAACAACATGATACAGACAATTTAAACCCAGTACCAACTATAACATCCTGAACATCTCCATCAACAGTAATGCTTCTCCTAATTGGGCTAGTATTTGCAACCGAATCGTCCTTATGCAATCGAATTTGACCAGCACAAACAGATATCTGCTTTGCAgatattattaaaagaaaaaccagGAAAAGTGTCAAATTTATGCAAATGGAGGATAGTTCCAAAACAGGCAACCCATGAATTGCTCTCAGAAGGGAGAAATGTGGTGGTTCTCCAGCAGGTGACgatgaagaggaagaagaaactGTAATGCTATTGAGTAATAGAGTGAAGAAGCCCATTATTGGCAAAGGTGAGCTTTTTGGTGAAGGATATAGTCCTGAGAAACAAGCTGAGTCGGTGGCTTTGTCGTTGATGTCGATGAATTAAGTAAGAAGAGAGATCAAATCGAGTGATGAAGGGCATCTCACCATCTGAGGCAATGAAAAAGTGAAggcaaacaacaacaaaaaaaaggtTATTTGGATATAGAATCTAAAGACACATTGCACATAAAAACAAATAGATTTTATCAACACGCAAAACAAAGGCAGGAAACAGATAGAACAGAAACATGaagattgtttttttttttcgacTCTCCTCTGTTTCTCTTTCTTGTATCTATAACATGTCATCTTCAGTTAACAGAAGGAGACAAATAAAAGATATAAGAAATCAGATGAAACTTTGAATGAAACCCATATTAGAAACATAATTGTATTctagaaaatttcaaaaaaaaaaaaactgaccaGGTTCTTTATCCTCTGATCAACCAGAGGATGGTAGCTGGCTTTCTTCAAAAAGCTCTCTTCttcttttatgatatatatatacagaaAGAGGGAGCACACACTCCTACATCAGCAATCCAAAatccaaatgaatgatctttagacTAGATGCTGAATACGCTAAAGCCTGTCAGCGTATTAATGTGTATAATCTAGAGAAATGAAACAAGAACAAGAAGAAAGCTATAAaattacatacatacatatatataaatatatatagagagagagacaGAGAGCGGGGGGAAATACTGTAGTGTCTTGCTTGCctctgatttttttatttttgtaaagaaaatgctgaAATTAATATTTGGGTGTTAAACTTAAATCTTCAATAGGTTGATAATGAGAACCATGATAAGGATCCCCGACACACCCAGACCGCCTTTACAAGGAAACATTAGTAGATTATGGAATTTTGCAGTGTGCATTTGTTTCAATGTTCTGaggaaatgaaaggaaaaaaataaaatgggtTTTTGTTTGTTTTCACTTTACAGTTGTTGAGGTGGTGCCATGTGAGGTGGATTTCATAGACTCTCAACTTTGATACCATGAATTTATTCTAAAGCTTATCATTTTTATAAgagtaaatatatattatttattcgtTTCATTTGTTTCATCATTGTTTTCATGTTCAATTTGGTGTTACGTAAAAAATcgataattatatttaaaagtaaaattataaatttatcatgaaattaatttaatctttcgtatagtttattttattaattttgttgcAAAAAGTAGAAGGGAAGAAAAGGCCAGTAATGGGATCAAACTGTAAAGTCATGGCCGCCCCCTTTTTGAGTCATCTTCATTGTGCTGAATTccaaagataaaagtaaaaacaatGATAGCACACTAATGagttaaatgactaaaatataattttattttaatagagaTTAGCTATGGGTACGGAAGACTCTAAgactataaataaaaaataattgaaattgatgAAAATAGACCCTGTTTGTTTCTTGGCAAAAATAATAATGCAGGTCTAGAAATGTCtaagaaaaaataattaaatttatgggAAAATAAACACTGTTTGTttcttgagaaaaaaaaaagtagtgCATGTCTGCAAGGCCATAGAGgaatgaaaaagagaaaatagaacGAACTTGTTCAtgattcaggtatgtttgaaaATCATTTACTACTAATAAATTTACAATAATATAATTgattaagaataaaataatagAGTGCGAGTAAGACAGCATTTGATAGTGAAAACTATGTTATTTTTAGTTAAAGCAACTGATTTACCTGAATCCGGTTTCCCTTTTTGTCTAATTTTATAGGCAAAACTAAACACTTTGCCATCATAATTAgcgataattaattaataataagaaaGCAAAAGACAAAATACTAAAAATGAACCGTTAAATCAAACCGAACTTGATGAGTACCCATAAGAGTCAAACACGATGTCCCCATACACTAAACCAAACGGTTCGTACACACGATACCGGTCTTTTTCCTGGATCGAGATATGAAATTTTTGACTGGGGACAGACGACTTTTGGCTTTGGTCACTGTAGTTGCATAGCATTTATTACAAAATGgtttttgcctttttttttttttttttttttttacttttaataattATAATGCATAAAAGATATTGACATTCGTTTTTCCAAATTATAAAGCGGAAGTTTATTTTAGGAAAATAAGAAAAACATTGaactttaaaaactaaaatacGTCAAAAGATTTGTTTTACTATATGGTTATAATTGTATAAATGCAATGAAACTTTTGAACCcgtcaaaatatttttaattgtttactATATTTTTAGGTTAGTCCACAAAAGGGTTTAATATATAATaggttttttataaaatatattatccaAATTAATAGGgtttaatatattatttctttaagttataagtatttttattttttaatattttatatcacatcttataatatttattttattttacattatatattattaaaaattacaaaatttagatttttatatattttaattttttgaagttaTTTACTATAAATAATGGTATGATTGTGCTTATACAACTACCACATGGCAAGTTCTAATTAATTGAAGGTTGTATCTTTAAATGAGAGAACCCTTACgataatttgaataaaaaatagtaatttaaatatatttttgataaaataaaataaaatatttaaatgaaaaatgataaatttttgtGTATATAAAGCTAGATAGACAATGTCAAACGGACCGACCACCCTTTGTAATGTGAAACGAGAAAATGAAAGATGATGTTTGGGGTCCGCATGCCTATCCTTCGCCGCTCCGTCCTTCTTTGAAAAACAAAATTCTGCTCAAAGCAAATTTGctaatttattttactttttgctTGTTGTGGATTTTTTTTAcatgatatttaaaattttaattttgaatttagcagttaaatttattaagttaaattttattattcatCTCGTGTTATGTTTAAGTTGTGATTTTAGTCAATGTTctctaatttaataatttttagtccttatattttttaaaattttgaaatttcaattaaataatcattaagttcattaattaaaatgatgtgattttttgaatttatttgaaagcAAAAAGTTAACGTCGCATTACATATAGTATAATATGTTTGTCACATAAGATTTTAGAAAAATCatgattttaataaattaataattgttATTTGAATCATGACtggaatttcaaaattcaaatagtacaagaattaaaaaaaatgaacaaCTTAACTTTTCGATTTGTACCGTGCCGCTTTAACAACATCGCACATGTGCTCACCGGTTTAGGCTAGTCATATTCTTGTTCCATGTACTGGATGGAGGAAGCCCTGGTGGCTATCGAAAACGCTGCAGCACTAGATCGACGATGGGTGGATTCACTTGATTAGTAATACTTGGCTTTGGTATCAGAGATATTACTGATTCTTGAACTTTGATTCTCTCCTCGGGGCAGTAAtgattctcttttcttgatcGATTAAAGtgattattttcttttaattttgttttagtctTGAGAAAtgcttttaattttttgttttgttttaatggcTTCTGGCTTCTGTCAGGTTACTTTACCGTTTTCGGTAGACGTGTCAAGCTGTGTATTTGTTTAGTTTATCTTTCctcaaatgaaataaaattaccagcttacttttaaaagaaaatttaaattaaaatataagaattaaattTATAACATACTGTAGTATAGTTACTAATAGATAAATTTGCCCTTTCTTTATAAGTTATAAATTTCACTTCTAGTTGTGGTTGTTTGTA
This is a stretch of genomic DNA from Gossypium arboreum isolate Shixiya-1 chromosome 11, ASM2569848v2, whole genome shotgun sequence. It encodes these proteins:
- the LOC108489204 gene encoding ABC transporter C family member 5, with translation MGFFTLLLNSITVSSSSSSSPAGEPPHFSLLRAIHGLPVLELSSICINLTLFLVFLLIISAKQISVCAGQIRLHKDDSVANTSPIRRSITVDGDVQDVIVGTGFKLSVSCCFYVLLVQVVVLGFDGFGLIREAVDGKVLDWSAVALPATQVLAWFVLSFSALHCKFKVSERFPLLLRVWWSISFVICLCTLYVDGKSFLADDSKYFSSHVAANFAVTPALAFLCFVAIRGVTGIQVCRNSDLQEPLLLEEEEAGCLKVTPYSDAGLFSLATLSWLNALLSLGAKRPLELKDIPLLAPKDRAKSNYKVLNSNWEKLKAENQSKQPSLAWAILKSFWKEAACNAVFALLNTLVSYVGPYMITYFVDYLGGRESFPHEGYVLAGIFFVSKLVETLTTRQWYLGVDILGMHVRSALTAMVYRKGLKLSSLAKQSHTSGEIVNYMAVDVQRVGDYSWYLHDIWMLPLQIILALAILYKNVGIASVATLIATIISIVVTVPLAKVQEDYQDKLMSAKDERMRKTSECLRNMRILKLQAWEDKYRVRLEEMRGVEFKWLRKALYSQAFVTFIFWSSPIFVAAVTFATSILLGGQLTAGSVLSALATFRILQEPLRNFPDLVSMMAQTKVSLDRISGFLREEELQEDATIVLPRGMSKVAIEIKDGEFCWDPSSSRPTLSGIQMKVERGMRVAVCGMVGSGKSSFLSCILGEIPKISGEVRVCGTAAYVSQSAWIQSGNIEENVLFGSPMDKAKYKNVINACSLKKDFELFSHGDQTIIGDRGINLSGGQKQRVQLARALYQDADIYLLDDPFSAVDAHTSSELFKEYIMTALANKTVVFVTHQVEFLPTADLILVLKEGRIIQAGKYDELLQAGTDFKTLVSAHHEAIEAMDIPTHSSEESDENLLLDGQAILNKKGDLAGNNIDSLAKEVQDGASASDTKTIKEKKKAKRRKKQLVQEEERVKGRVSMKVYLSYMAAAYKGLLIPLIVLAQTLFQFLQIASNWWMAWANPQTDGDQAKVGPMVLLVVYMALAFGSSWFIFMRAVLVATFGLAAAQKLFLSMLRSVFRAPMSFFDSTPAGRILNRVSIDQSVVDLDIPFRLGGFASTTIQLLGIVGVMTKVTWQVLLLVVPMAIACLWMQKYYMASSRELVRIVSIQKSPVIHLFGESISGAATIRGFGQEKRFMKRNLYLLDCFARPFFCSLAAIEWLCLRMELLSTFVFAFCMILLVSFPHGSIDPSMAGLAVTYGLNLNARLSRWILSFCKLENKIISIERIYQYSQIPSEAPPVIENSRPPSSWPECGTIELLDLKVRYGENLPVVLHGVTCAFPGGKKIGIVGRTGSGKSTLIQALFRLIEPAGGRIIIDNIDISTIGLHDLRSRLSIIPQDPTLFEGTIRGNLDPLEEHSDHEIWEALDKSQLGDIVREKEQRLDTPVLENGDNWSVGQRQLVSLGRALLKQARILVLDEATASVDTATDNLIQKIIRTEFMNCTVCTIAHRIPTVIDSDLVLVLSDGRVAEFDTPARLLEDKSSMFLKLVTEYSSRSSGIPDF